From one Misgurnus anguillicaudatus chromosome 2, ASM2758022v2, whole genome shotgun sequence genomic stretch:
- the LOC129443143 gene encoding E3 ubiquitin-protein ligase TRIM17 isoform X2, which translates to MDSLDKELICAVCQDIFEEPVTLPCGHNYCERCVKDLKRSMRETEDDERARTRYYTCPLCLSPCDSRVELKKNTVLSNIIDKYQSKKDTGMECSVCKGEQKLAAEKVCIKCDEYYCTVHVMPHLENNTLRQHVLIDPVANTSRLCKVHGKELELFCTTDSTALCVYCMLPSEAKHLQGHNVVKLSDSMDSFKEECKVKLDCIKANLSKVQDGLSILDEQSSATKEEIENQQQESTKVLSRMRLFLSFEEKAWQKRFSVDLVQEGQSVRQKAERMNRLRSRLLQAHETLGQAQNFHDPLILLQTLKNTDWTDLFDEKTCENQISETIEWNHAKPTALSKISPLLQSIRKTFAGEDIMFNSSSAHHRLKFNPERTTVWLTDDGGLCSASLSSEDFYCVVGEASFCRGIHYWEVDVASVHSWAVGVSYRCQQDRSGLGRNDLSWALHYSRDRRQFCAHHDWLQFSFSDSGLPARVGVYLDMDSGFLSFYDAVNIKHLYTFYCDFQAPVFPAFCLSLRNAAGASQQMKIINPTSNKRLGML; encoded by the exons ATGGATTCTCTGGATAAAGAGCTAATCTGTGCAGTTTGTCAGGATATATTTGAAGAACCTGTAACTTTACCCTGTGGTCACAATTACTGCGAGCGGTGCGTCAAGGACCTGAAGAGATCCATGAGAGAAACCGAAGATGACGAACGCGCGAGAACTCGCTACTACACGTGCCCCCTGTGTTTGTCTCCGTGCGACTCGAGAGTGGAGCTGAAGAAAAACACAGTGCTCAGTAACATCATTGACAAATACCAGAGTAAGAAAGACACTGGTATGGAGTGCAGCGTGTGTAAGGGTGAACAGAAACTGGCAGCGGAGAAAGTCTGCATTAAATGCGACGAGTATTATTGCACTGTGCACGTGATGCCACATCTGGAGAATAACACACTGCGACAGCACGTGCTGATCGATCCAGTGGCTAACACCAGCAGACTGTGTAAAGTACATGGGAAAGAGTTGGAGTTGTTCTGTACGACCGACAGCACTGCTCTGTGTGTGTACTGCATGTTACCATCTGAAGCCAAACATCTGCAGGGTCACAATGTGGTCAAACTCTCGGACTCCATGGACAGTTTTAAG GAGGAGTGTAAAGTTAAACTTGACTGTATTAAAGCTAACCTGTCTAAAGTTCAAGATGGACTTTCCATACTAGACGAACAATCATCTGCCACTAAG GAGGAGATCGAGAATCAGCAGCAAGAGAGCACAAAGGTCTTGAGCAGGATGAGGCTTTTCTTAAGTTTTGAAGAGAAAGCCTGGCAGAAGCGTTTCTCGGTGGACCTGGTGCAGGAGGGCCAAAGCGTGAGACAGAAAGCAGAGAGAATGAACAGGTTGAGAAGTAGGTTACTACAGGCACATGAAACCTTGGGTCAGGCCCAAAACTTTCACGACCCTTTGATTCTACTGCAG actttaaaaaatacagacTG GACTGATTTATTTGATGAAAAAACTTGTGAAAATCAGATCTCAGAGACAATTGAGTGGAATCATGCAAAACCCACAGCTCTGTCAAAGATTTCCCCGTTGCTCCAGTCAATTCGCAAGACATTTGCTG GGGAGGATATCATGTTCAACTCTTCGTCAGCACATCACAGACTCAAGTTTAACCCAGAGCGCACCACCGTGTGGCTGACAGATGATGGTGGACTTTGTTCTGCCTCTTTGTCCTCTGAAGATTTTTACTGTGTGGTGGGTGAAGCTTCATTCTGCCGTGGCATCCACTACTGGGAGGTTGATGTGGCTTCTGTCCACTCTTGGGCAGTTGGAGTGTCATACAGATGTCAGCAGGATCGTTCTGGTCTTGGCAGGAATGATCTTTCCTGGGCTTTACACTACAGTAGGGACCGCAGGCAGTTCTGTGCCCACCACGACTGGCTTCAGTTCAGCTTCTCAGATTCTGGCCTCCCCGCACGAGTTGGTGTTTATTTGGATATGGATAGTGGGTTCCTGTCTTTCTATGATGCCGTTAATATCAAGCATCTTTACACTTTTTATTGTGACTTTCAAGCTCCAGTGTTTCCTGCTTTCTGTCTGAGTTTGAGGAATGCAGCAGGAGCTTCACAGCAgatgaaaataataaaccccACGTCAAATAAAAGACTAGGGATGCTTTGA
- the LOC129443143 gene encoding E3 ubiquitin-protein ligase Midline-1 isoform X1, giving the protein MDSLDKELICAVCQDIFEEPVTLPCGHNYCERCVKDLKRSMRETEDDERARTRYYTCPLCLSPCDSRVELKKNTVLSNIIDKYQSKKDTGMECSVCKGEQKLAAEKVCIKCDEYYCTVHVMPHLENNTLRQHVLIDPVANTSRLCKVHGKELELFCTTDSTALCVYCMLPSEAKHLQGHNVVKLSDSMDSFKEECKVKLDCIKANLSKVQDGLSILDEQSSATKVGHIKVKCNFFECLLDLLNTQEEIENQQQESTKVLSRMRLFLSFEEKAWQKRFSVDLVQEGQSVRQKAERMNRLRSRLLQAHETLGQAQNFHDPLILLQTLKNTDWTDLFDEKTCENQISETIEWNHAKPTALSKISPLLQSIRKTFAGEDIMFNSSSAHHRLKFNPERTTVWLTDDGGLCSASLSSEDFYCVVGEASFCRGIHYWEVDVASVHSWAVGVSYRCQQDRSGLGRNDLSWALHYSRDRRQFCAHHDWLQFSFSDSGLPARVGVYLDMDSGFLSFYDAVNIKHLYTFYCDFQAPVFPAFCLSLRNAAGASQQMKIINPTSNKRLGML; this is encoded by the exons ATGGATTCTCTGGATAAAGAGCTAATCTGTGCAGTTTGTCAGGATATATTTGAAGAACCTGTAACTTTACCCTGTGGTCACAATTACTGCGAGCGGTGCGTCAAGGACCTGAAGAGATCCATGAGAGAAACCGAAGATGACGAACGCGCGAGAACTCGCTACTACACGTGCCCCCTGTGTTTGTCTCCGTGCGACTCGAGAGTGGAGCTGAAGAAAAACACAGTGCTCAGTAACATCATTGACAAATACCAGAGTAAGAAAGACACTGGTATGGAGTGCAGCGTGTGTAAGGGTGAACAGAAACTGGCAGCGGAGAAAGTCTGCATTAAATGCGACGAGTATTATTGCACTGTGCACGTGATGCCACATCTGGAGAATAACACACTGCGACAGCACGTGCTGATCGATCCAGTGGCTAACACCAGCAGACTGTGTAAAGTACATGGGAAAGAGTTGGAGTTGTTCTGTACGACCGACAGCACTGCTCTGTGTGTGTACTGCATGTTACCATCTGAAGCCAAACATCTGCAGGGTCACAATGTGGTCAAACTCTCGGACTCCATGGACAGTTTTAAG GAGGAGTGTAAAGTTAAACTTGACTGTATTAAAGCTAACCTGTCTAAAGTTCAAGATGGACTTTCCATACTAGACGAACAATCATCTGCCACTAAGGTAGGTCacataaaagtaaaatgtaatttttttgaaTGCTTACTTGATCTTCTTAACACACAGGAGGAGATCGAGAATCAGCAGCAAGAGAGCACAAAGGTCTTGAGCAGGATGAGGCTTTTCTTAAGTTTTGAAGAGAAAGCCTGGCAGAAGCGTTTCTCGGTGGACCTGGTGCAGGAGGGCCAAAGCGTGAGACAGAAAGCAGAGAGAATGAACAGGTTGAGAAGTAGGTTACTACAGGCACATGAAACCTTGGGTCAGGCCCAAAACTTTCACGACCCTTTGATTCTACTGCAG actttaaaaaatacagacTG GACTGATTTATTTGATGAAAAAACTTGTGAAAATCAGATCTCAGAGACAATTGAGTGGAATCATGCAAAACCCACAGCTCTGTCAAAGATTTCCCCGTTGCTCCAGTCAATTCGCAAGACATTTGCTG GGGAGGATATCATGTTCAACTCTTCGTCAGCACATCACAGACTCAAGTTTAACCCAGAGCGCACCACCGTGTGGCTGACAGATGATGGTGGACTTTGTTCTGCCTCTTTGTCCTCTGAAGATTTTTACTGTGTGGTGGGTGAAGCTTCATTCTGCCGTGGCATCCACTACTGGGAGGTTGATGTGGCTTCTGTCCACTCTTGGGCAGTTGGAGTGTCATACAGATGTCAGCAGGATCGTTCTGGTCTTGGCAGGAATGATCTTTCCTGGGCTTTACACTACAGTAGGGACCGCAGGCAGTTCTGTGCCCACCACGACTGGCTTCAGTTCAGCTTCTCAGATTCTGGCCTCCCCGCACGAGTTGGTGTTTATTTGGATATGGATAGTGGGTTCCTGTCTTTCTATGATGCCGTTAATATCAAGCATCTTTACACTTTTTATTGTGACTTTCAAGCTCCAGTGTTTCCTGCTTTCTGTCTGAGTTTGAGGAATGCAGCAGGAGCTTCACAGCAgatgaaaataataaaccccACGTCAAATAAAAGACTAGGGATGCTTTGA